A DNA window from Carassius gibelio isolate Cgi1373 ecotype wild population from Czech Republic chromosome A8, carGib1.2-hapl.c, whole genome shotgun sequence contains the following coding sequences:
- the LOC128018149 gene encoding E3 ubiquitin-protein ligase HACE1, with the protein MMERAMEHLNVQLNRLTRSLRRARTVELPEDSETAVYTLMPMVMADQHRSVSELLLNSKFDVNYAFGRVKRSLLHIAANCGSVECLVLLLKRGANPNYQDISGCTPLHLAARNGQKKCMGRLLEYNADVNICNNEGLTAIHWLAVNGRTELLHDLVQHVSNVDVEDAMGQTALHVACQNGHKTTVQCLLDSGADINRPNVSGATPLYFACSHGQRDTAQILLLRGAKYLPDKNGVTPLDLCVQGGYGETCEILIQHHSRLFQTLIQMTQNDDFKENMLRQVLEYVSQQSDSSYQRMLTSLAELATTNGHKLLSLSSNFEVQTKSLLRIVRIFCHVFCLGPSSPNNGNDMGYNGNKTPRNQVFKPMELLWHSLDEWLVLISTELDKESTDATTSSSGNDIASLFLKKQEVDPSVSSENPPLLLDAKSVMKTPEGYADGQDVISMIANRLSAVIQAFYMCCSCQMPHG; encoded by the exons ATGATGGAACGAGCGATGGAGCATTTGAATGTACAGCTGAATCGACTGACGCGTTCCCTGCGTCGCGCGAGGACTGTGGAACTCCCAGAAG ACAGTGAAACAGCGGTGTACACCCTCATGCCCATGGTCATGGCTGACCAACACAG GTCAGTTTCTGAATTGCTTTTAAACTCAAAGTTTGATGTCAACTATGCCTTTGGACGTGTTAAAAGAAGCCTTCTACACATTGCTGCCAA CTGTGGATCGGTCGAGTGTCTTGTCCTGCTGTTAAAGCGTGGAGCGAATCCAAACTATCAGGATATCTCCGGCTGCACACCTCTGCATCTAGCTGCAAGAAACGG ACAGAAGAAGTGTATGGGCAGACTGTTAGAGTACAACGCTGATGTTAATATCTGCAATAATGAAGGTCTCACTGCT ATTCATTGGCTGGCAGTGAATGGAAGGACAGAGCTTCTTCATGACCTGGTGCAGCATGTGTCTAATGTGGACGTGGAGGACGCCATGGGCCAGACAGCCTTACATGTGGCCTGCCAGAACGGACACAAGACT ACAGTGCAGTGTCTCCTGGACAGTGGAGCGGACATCAACAGACCCAATGTCTCTGGAGCCACTCCACTCTATTTCGCCTGCAG TCATGGTCAGAGGGACACCGCACAGATACTGCTCCTCAGGGGTGCCAAGTATTTGCCAGACAAGAATGGGGTTACACCGCTTGACCTGTGTGTGCAG GGCGGTTATGGTGAAACATGTGAAATTCTGATCCAGCACCATAGCAGACTGTTTCAGACACTGATACAGATGACCCAGAATGatgattttaaagaaaacatg ctaAGGCAGGTTCTAGAATATGTTTCACAGCAGAGTGACTCCAGCTACCAAAGGATGTTGACCAGCTTGGCTGAGTTGGCCACCACAAACGGACATAAACTGCTTAG TTTGTCCAGTAACTTTGAGGTCCAAACAAAGAGTCTGCTCCGAATTGTCCGGATCTTCTGTCATGTGTTCTGTCTTGGGCCGTCCTCCCCAAATAACGGGAATGACATGGGTTACAACGGAAACAAGACACCACGTAACCAGGTTTTTAAG CCTATGGAGCTGTTGTGGCACTCTCTTGATGAATGGCTGGTCCTCATCTCCACCGAGCTGGATAAAGAGAGCACAGACGCAACAACCTCCTCCTCAGGAAACGACATTGCATCACTCTTCTTGAAAAAGCAGGAGGTCGACCCTTCTGTTTCCAGCGAAAATCCCCCTCTGTTGCTGGACGCCAAGTCCGTGATGAAGACGCCGGAGGGCTACGCCGATGGTCAGGATGTCATCTCTATGATAGCCAATCGCCTGAGCGCTGTGATCCAGGCCTTCTACATGTGCTGTTCCTGTCAGATGCCACACGGGTAA